From the Toxoplasma gondii ME49 chromosome VIIa, whole genome shotgun sequence genome, one window contains:
- a CDS encoding hypothetical protein (encoded by transcript TGME49_206605) — MRLRETGAMGLSPSHPRLTERTPETPATESALANTARRPCDEASDISSCESRTEAQRRTGRGRNKRGEKPLRRKREKSSRPSLLQKATSLCFILTSRLCIRINRIDEEGYILHRAGS, encoded by the exons AGACTTCGGGAGACTGGCGCCATGGGCCTGTCTCCGAGCCACCCGCGTCTGACGGAGCGAACACCGGAGACACCGGCGACTGAGAG TGCGCTCGCAAACACAGCGAGAAGACCCTGCGACGAAGCTTCAGACATTTCTAGTTGTGAGAGCAGGACGGAGGCACAGCGGAGAACTggacgaggacgaaacaaacgaggagaaaaaccgcttcggaggaagcgagaaaagtcCTCGCGACCTTCGCTTCTGCAAAAGGCaacctctctctgtttcatTCTCACCTCGAGATTGTGCATTCGAATAAACCGCATTGACGAGGAAGGCTATATCCTACACAGAGCAGGCAGCTGA